Proteins encoded together in one Kitasatospora albolonga window:
- a CDS encoding multidrug ABC transporter permease translates to MTVTDTTTTAPAKLRTASGREATGWVAAHCRRTPWLTFSTVLTTVAGAALQVLPVLLLGRVVDGVVGGESRSVLVTVGALMVAAAVLGAAATAASTYLIGRLGAELLAQLRESAVRAVLGMPSARVEQVGRGDVLSRVGDDVAVLSKGIRQAIPTVFSAGVLVAIATVGMFGLDWRLGLAGACALPAYALALRWYLPRSAPLYRKQRIAQADRAQALISGLNGIDTVRAYRLEGDVREKVTAESWRVRNLGVEVFRFFGRFVGRENRAEFIGLVLILVVGYALLEADAATLGEVSAAPLMFHRLFTPLGAIMFTFDEAQKSGASLTRLVGVLGEPAEERLVGDASVSGAGAVPYAVTVQDLTFSYPDTDEPVLREVNLTIPAGGSLALVGATGAGKSTLAALIAGIGTPQAGTVRIGTRDLAGLDEAEARSLVSILTQETHVFSGPLADDLRLAAPGASDERLMEALRTVGADGWVGLLPGGLNAMVGEGGERLDVTKVAQVALARLVLSSSPVVVLDESTAEAGSEGAAELERAVLAACAGRTTLYVAHRLTQAMAADRIAVLDAGRVVEEGTHEELVALGGMYARLWRAWREGS, encoded by the coding sequence GTGACCGTCACCGACACCACCACCACCGCCCCGGCGAAGCTGCGTACGGCGAGCGGCAGAGAGGCCACCGGGTGGGTCGCGGCACACTGCCGCCGCACCCCGTGGCTGACCTTCTCCACCGTGCTCACCACCGTCGCCGGGGCGGCACTCCAGGTGCTCCCCGTGCTGCTGCTGGGCCGGGTGGTGGACGGGGTGGTCGGTGGCGAGTCGCGCTCGGTGCTCGTCACGGTCGGCGCACTGATGGTGGCCGCCGCGGTCCTCGGCGCGGCGGCCACCGCGGCCTCCACGTACCTGATCGGGCGGCTGGGGGCGGAGCTCCTCGCCCAGCTGCGGGAGAGCGCCGTACGGGCGGTGCTGGGCATGCCGAGCGCCCGCGTCGAACAGGTCGGCCGGGGGGATGTGCTCTCCCGGGTCGGTGACGACGTGGCCGTCCTGTCCAAGGGCATCCGGCAGGCCATCCCCACGGTCTTCTCGGCCGGAGTGCTGGTGGCCATCGCCACGGTCGGCATGTTCGGCTTGGACTGGCGGCTCGGCCTGGCGGGGGCCTGCGCCCTGCCCGCGTACGCCCTCGCCCTGCGCTGGTACCTCCCCCGGTCCGCCCCCCTCTACCGCAAGCAGCGCATCGCCCAGGCCGACCGCGCGCAGGCGCTGATCAGCGGCCTGAACGGGATCGACACCGTACGGGCGTACCGCCTGGAGGGCGACGTCCGCGAGAAGGTCACCGCCGAGTCCTGGCGGGTGCGCAACCTCGGCGTCGAGGTGTTCCGGTTCTTCGGCCGGTTCGTCGGCAGGGAGAACCGCGCCGAGTTCATCGGGCTGGTCCTGATCCTGGTGGTGGGGTACGCCCTCCTGGAGGCCGACGCCGCCACCCTCGGCGAGGTGTCCGCGGCCCCGCTGATGTTCCACCGCCTCTTCACCCCGCTCGGCGCCATCATGTTCACCTTCGACGAGGCCCAGAAGTCGGGCGCCAGCCTCACCCGCCTGGTCGGGGTCCTGGGGGAGCCCGCGGAGGAGCGCCTCGTGGGCGACGCCTCCGTCAGCGGCGCCGGGGCCGTACCGTACGCGGTGACGGTCCAGGACCTCACCTTCAGCTATCCGGACACCGACGAACCGGTCCTGCGCGAGGTGAACCTGACCATCCCCGCCGGAGGTTCCCTGGCGCTCGTGGGGGCGACCGGCGCGGGCAAGTCGACCCTGGCCGCGCTGATCGCCGGTATCGGCACCCCGCAGGCCGGGACCGTACGCATCGGGACGCGGGACCTCGCCGGGCTGGACGAGGCCGAGGCGCGGTCCCTGGTGAGCATCCTGACCCAGGAGACGCACGTGTTCTCGGGGCCGCTCGCCGACGACCTCCGCCTCGCCGCCCCCGGGGCGAGCGACGAGCGGCTGATGGAGGCGCTGCGCACCGTCGGCGCCGACGGCTGGGTCGGGCTGCTGCCCGGCGGGCTGAACGCCATGGTCGGCGAGGGCGGCGAGCGCCTGGACGTCACCAAGGTCGCCCAAGTGGCCCTGGCCCGGCTGGTCCTGAGCAGTTCCCCGGTGGTCGTGCTCGACGAGTCGACCGCCGAGGCGGGCAGCGAGGGCGCCGCCGAGCTGGAGCGCGCCGTGCTGGCCGCCTGCGCGGGCCGCACCACGCTGTACGTGGCCCACCGGCTGACCCAGGCGATGGCGGCGGACCGGATCGCCGTGCTGGACGCCGGGCGTGTGGTGGAGGAAGGGACACACGAGGAGCTGGTGGCTCTGGGGGGCATGTACGCGCGCCTGTGGCGGGCATGGCGCGAAGGAAGTTAG
- a CDS encoding iron siderophore-binding protein codes for MFLHRTTLAKPWQRLAAAVSVATLGVGLLAGCGSDTEKKQSDDAPAAGAGAFPVTVEHAFGSTKVDKAPKRVVSVGYTDDQAILAFGIKPVGMVDQYPNPVGQTPDINTQWPWVKDKWGDTQPEVVMKNGDAGPNYEKIASLRPDLIIAVYSEVDQAAYDKLSRIAPTVGRTKAEKEPFSAPWQDNAVHIAKALGKETEGTELVKGIQDKLEAAKKANPEFADQKAVALSWYKDSVNPFVSTDVRGQLVTGTGFTYQTEIDKIADGKFSTQLSPERMDLIDVDRIFVINDKADTEALKKFELFANLPAVKKGNVSYLLDSEGPAVGAAISQGTLLSLPYAIDELVKSAK; via the coding sequence ATGTTTCTCCATCGAACGACGCTTGCGAAGCCGTGGCAGCGGCTGGCTGCGGCAGTCTCCGTCGCGACCCTCGGCGTCGGCCTCCTCGCGGGATGCGGTTCCGACACGGAGAAAAAGCAGAGCGACGACGCCCCGGCGGCCGGTGCCGGCGCGTTCCCGGTCACGGTGGAGCACGCGTTCGGATCGACGAAGGTCGACAAGGCCCCCAAGCGTGTCGTCTCCGTCGGCTACACGGACGACCAGGCCATCCTCGCGTTCGGCATCAAGCCGGTCGGCATGGTCGACCAGTACCCGAACCCGGTGGGCCAGACCCCCGACATCAACACCCAGTGGCCCTGGGTGAAGGACAAGTGGGGCGACACCCAGCCCGAGGTCGTCATGAAGAACGGGGACGCGGGCCCCAACTACGAGAAGATCGCCTCCCTGCGGCCCGACCTGATCATCGCGGTCTACTCCGAGGTCGACCAGGCCGCCTACGACAAGCTTTCCAGGATCGCGCCCACGGTCGGCCGCACCAAGGCCGAGAAGGAGCCCTTCAGCGCTCCGTGGCAGGACAACGCGGTGCACATCGCCAAGGCGCTCGGCAAGGAGACCGAGGGCACCGAACTGGTGAAGGGCATCCAGGACAAGCTCGAAGCGGCCAAGAAGGCGAACCCGGAGTTCGCGGACCAGAAGGCCGTCGCCCTCTCCTGGTACAAGGACTCGGTCAACCCGTTCGTCTCCACCGACGTGCGCGGACAGCTCGTGACGGGCACCGGATTCACCTACCAGACCGAGATCGACAAGATCGCCGACGGCAAGTTCTCCACCCAGCTCTCGCCCGAGCGCATGGACCTGATCGACGTCGACCGTATCTTCGTCATCAACGACAAGGCGGACACGGAGGCGCTGAAGAAGTTCGAGCTCTTCGCCAACCTGCCCGCCGTCAAGAAGGGCAACGTGTCGTACCTGCTGGACAGCGAAGGCCCGGCGGTCGGCGCCGCCATCTCCCAGGGCACGCTGCTCTCCCTGCCGTACGCGATCGACGAGCTCGTCAAGTCGGCCAAGTAA